In Musa acuminata AAA Group cultivar baxijiao chromosome BXJ2-3, Cavendish_Baxijiao_AAA, whole genome shotgun sequence, the following proteins share a genomic window:
- the LOC103979309 gene encoding uncharacterized protein LOC103979309 isoform X5 — protein sequence MRIRKRPSLTSLPVYPDPTLRVHPPNGRHAYGSRDDTGEGSLGVLEGLHPIGDLPVDSHEPGWDPYRSPDQAPASSDSSLDSRISGSRAASRLLTTLERAQVLKEVEEEEPTVESNKGWNGQANSRKRIGGSSGAVASGAALLGEMISTQKKTRGGRDDGHGDGRPEEKITEQGRKAKARARAKTGPAPANNNCTSPNDGDKERRDGGVAVARAGNGSSIKGKRRRSPAVLVEGSRCSRVNGRGWRCCQQTLVGYSLCEHHLGKGRLRSVSSVRGQLGTSQPKWSVDGKNGVLSSTSPREDEEEEEERKTTGMVKARSISSLLDDTNHSLPSSLLSPPAAEVEPMPSPSPPHGNEAGGESQSNGQCRRKKENRTSVCS from the exons ATGAGGATCCGGAAGAGACCCTCTCTCACCTCCCTTCCTGTCTACCCAGATCCAACCCTCCGAGTCCACCCACCAAATGGGAGACATGCATATGGATCCAGGGATGACACCGGGGAAGGATCTTTGGGAGTTCTGGAAGGGTTGCACCCGATTGGGGATCTGCCGGTGGATTCCCATGAGCCGGGGTGGGATCCTTATAGAAGCCCTGATCAGGCTCCTGCCTCTTCGGATTCATCTTTGGATTCGAGGATCAGCGGCAGCAGAGCGGCTTCTCGTCTCCTGACCACTCTTGAGCGTGCGCAG GTGCTGaaggaggtggaggaagaggagccgACGGTGGAATCCAACAAAGGATGGAATGGCCAGGCCAATAGCAGAAAGAG GATCGGTGGCAGCTCGGGTGCGGTAGCATCGGGAGCAGCGTTGCTGGGGGAAATGATATCGACACAGAAGAAAACGAGAGGAGGGCGAGATGATGGACATGGGGATGGAAGACCAGAAGAGAAGATAACGGAGCAAGGGAGAAAGGCCAAGGCGAGGGCGAGAGCAAAGACTGGTCCTGCTCCAGCGAACAATAATTGCACCAGTCCTAACGATGGCGATAAAGAGCGACGCGATGGTGGGGTAGCAGTTGCGAGAGCGGGGAATGGCTCAAGTATCAAGGGGAAGAGACGGAGGAGCCCGGCGGTGCTGGTGGAGGGTTCGCGATGCAGCCGCGTCAACGGAAGAGGGTGGCGGTGCTGCCAGCAGACCCTCGTCGGCTACTCTCTCTGCGAGCACCATCTTGGGAAGGGACGGCTCAGGAGCGTGAGCAGCGTCAGAGGCCAACTGGGCACGAGTCAGCCCAAATGGAGCGTTGATGGAAAGAACGGTGTTTTATCATCGACCTCGCCACgagaggatgaggaggaagaggaggagaggaagacgaCAGGCATGGTGAAGGCTCGATCGATCAGCAGTCTGCTCGACGACACCAACCATTCGCTGCCGTCGTCGTTGCTATCACCGCCGGCGGCGGAAGTTGAACCGATGCCATCACCATCCCCACCCCATGGCAACGAGGCCGGCGGTGAGAGTCAAAGCAATGGACAATgcagaagaaagaaggagaacaGGACCAGTGTGTGTAGTTAG
- the LOC103979309 gene encoding uncharacterized protein LOC103979309 isoform X3, with the protein MRIRKRPSLTSLPVYPDPTLRVHPPNGRHAYGSRDDTGEGSLGVLEGLHPIGDLPVDSHEPGWDPYRSPDQAPASSDSSLDSRISGSRAASRLLTTLERAQVLKEVEEEEPTVESNKGWNGQANSRKRSPCLPRIGGSSGAVASGAALLGEMISTQKKTRGGRDDGHGDGRPEEKITEQGRKAKARARAKTGPAPANNNCTSPNDGDKERRDGGVAVARAGNGSSIKGKRRRSPAVLVEGSRCSRVNGRGWRCCQQTLVGYSLCEHHLGKGRLRSVSSVRGQLGTSQPKWSVDGKNGVLSSTSPREDEEEEEERKTTGMVKARSISSLLDDTNHSLPSSLLSPPAAEVEPMPSPSPPHGNEAGGESQSNGQCRRKKENRTSVCS; encoded by the exons ATGAGGATCCGGAAGAGACCCTCTCTCACCTCCCTTCCTGTCTACCCAGATCCAACCCTCCGAGTCCACCCACCAAATGGGAGACATGCATATGGATCCAGGGATGACACCGGGGAAGGATCTTTGGGAGTTCTGGAAGGGTTGCACCCGATTGGGGATCTGCCGGTGGATTCCCATGAGCCGGGGTGGGATCCTTATAGAAGCCCTGATCAGGCTCCTGCCTCTTCGGATTCATCTTTGGATTCGAGGATCAGCGGCAGCAGAGCGGCTTCTCGTCTCCTGACCACTCTTGAGCGTGCGCAG GTGCTGaaggaggtggaggaagaggagccgACGGTGGAATCCAACAAAGGATGGAATGGCCAGGCCAATAGCAGAAAGAG ATCTCCTTGCCTCCCCAGGATCGGTGGCAGCTCGGGTGCGGTAGCATCGGGAGCAGCGTTGCTGGGGGAAATGATATCGACACAGAAGAAAACGAGAGGAGGGCGAGATGATGGACATGGGGATGGAAGACCAGAAGAGAAGATAACGGAGCAAGGGAGAAAGGCCAAGGCGAGGGCGAGAGCAAAGACTGGTCCTGCTCCAGCGAACAATAATTGCACCAGTCCTAACGATGGCGATAAAGAGCGACGCGATGGTGGGGTAGCAGTTGCGAGAGCGGGGAATGGCTCAAGTATCAAGGGGAAGAGACGGAGGAGCCCGGCGGTGCTGGTGGAGGGTTCGCGATGCAGCCGCGTCAACGGAAGAGGGTGGCGGTGCTGCCAGCAGACCCTCGTCGGCTACTCTCTCTGCGAGCACCATCTTGGGAAGGGACGGCTCAGGAGCGTGAGCAGCGTCAGAGGCCAACTGGGCACGAGTCAGCCCAAATGGAGCGTTGATGGAAAGAACGGTGTTTTATCATCGACCTCGCCACgagaggatgaggaggaagaggaggagaggaagacgaCAGGCATGGTGAAGGCTCGATCGATCAGCAGTCTGCTCGACGACACCAACCATTCGCTGCCGTCGTCGTTGCTATCACCGCCGGCGGCGGAAGTTGAACCGATGCCATCACCATCCCCACCCCATGGCAACGAGGCCGGCGGTGAGAGTCAAAGCAATGGACAATgcagaagaaagaaggagaacaGGACCAGTGTGTGTAGTTAG
- the LOC103979309 gene encoding uncharacterized protein LOC103979309 isoform X6 encodes MRIRKRPSLTSLPVYPDPTLRVHPPNGRHAYGSRDDTGEGSLGVLEGLHPIGDLPVDSHEPGWDPYRSPDQAPASSDSSLDSRISGSRAASRLLTTLERAQEVEEEEPTVESNKGWNGQANSRKRIGGSSGAVASGAALLGEMISTQKKTRGGRDDGHGDGRPEEKITEQGRKAKARARAKTGPAPANNNCTSPNDGDKERRDGGVAVARAGNGSSIKGKRRRSPAVLVEGSRCSRVNGRGWRCCQQTLVGYSLCEHHLGKGRLRSVSSVRGQLGTSQPKWSVDGKNGVLSSTSPREDEEEEEERKTTGMVKARSISSLLDDTNHSLPSSLLSPPAAEVEPMPSPSPPHGNEAGGESQSNGQCRRKKENRTSVCS; translated from the exons ATGAGGATCCGGAAGAGACCCTCTCTCACCTCCCTTCCTGTCTACCCAGATCCAACCCTCCGAGTCCACCCACCAAATGGGAGACATGCATATGGATCCAGGGATGACACCGGGGAAGGATCTTTGGGAGTTCTGGAAGGGTTGCACCCGATTGGGGATCTGCCGGTGGATTCCCATGAGCCGGGGTGGGATCCTTATAGAAGCCCTGATCAGGCTCCTGCCTCTTCGGATTCATCTTTGGATTCGAGGATCAGCGGCAGCAGAGCGGCTTCTCGTCTCCTGACCACTCTTGAGCGTGCGCAG gaggtggaggaagaggagccgACGGTGGAATCCAACAAAGGATGGAATGGCCAGGCCAATAGCAGAAAGAG GATCGGTGGCAGCTCGGGTGCGGTAGCATCGGGAGCAGCGTTGCTGGGGGAAATGATATCGACACAGAAGAAAACGAGAGGAGGGCGAGATGATGGACATGGGGATGGAAGACCAGAAGAGAAGATAACGGAGCAAGGGAGAAAGGCCAAGGCGAGGGCGAGAGCAAAGACTGGTCCTGCTCCAGCGAACAATAATTGCACCAGTCCTAACGATGGCGATAAAGAGCGACGCGATGGTGGGGTAGCAGTTGCGAGAGCGGGGAATGGCTCAAGTATCAAGGGGAAGAGACGGAGGAGCCCGGCGGTGCTGGTGGAGGGTTCGCGATGCAGCCGCGTCAACGGAAGAGGGTGGCGGTGCTGCCAGCAGACCCTCGTCGGCTACTCTCTCTGCGAGCACCATCTTGGGAAGGGACGGCTCAGGAGCGTGAGCAGCGTCAGAGGCCAACTGGGCACGAGTCAGCCCAAATGGAGCGTTGATGGAAAGAACGGTGTTTTATCATCGACCTCGCCACgagaggatgaggaggaagaggaggagaggaagacgaCAGGCATGGTGAAGGCTCGATCGATCAGCAGTCTGCTCGACGACACCAACCATTCGCTGCCGTCGTCGTTGCTATCACCGCCGGCGGCGGAAGTTGAACCGATGCCATCACCATCCCCACCCCATGGCAACGAGGCCGGCGGTGAGAGTCAAAGCAATGGACAATgcagaagaaagaaggagaacaGGACCAGTGTGTGTAGTTAG
- the LOC103979309 gene encoding uncharacterized protein LOC103979309 isoform X4 codes for MRIRKRPSLTSLPVYPDPTLRVHPPNGRHAYGSRDDTGEGSLGVLEGLHPIGDLPVDSHEPGWDPYRSPDQAPASSDSSLDSRISGSRAASRLLTTLERAQEVEEEEPTVESNKGWNGQANSRKRSPCLPRIGGSSGAVASGAALLGEMISTQKKTRGGRDDGHGDGRPEEKITEQGRKAKARARAKTGPAPANNNCTSPNDGDKERRDGGVAVARAGNGSSIKGKRRRSPAVLVEGSRCSRVNGRGWRCCQQTLVGYSLCEHHLGKGRLRSVSSVRGQLGTSQPKWSVDGKNGVLSSTSPREDEEEEEERKTTGMVKARSISSLLDDTNHSLPSSLLSPPAAEVEPMPSPSPPHGNEAGGESQSNGQCRRKKENRTSVCS; via the exons ATGAGGATCCGGAAGAGACCCTCTCTCACCTCCCTTCCTGTCTACCCAGATCCAACCCTCCGAGTCCACCCACCAAATGGGAGACATGCATATGGATCCAGGGATGACACCGGGGAAGGATCTTTGGGAGTTCTGGAAGGGTTGCACCCGATTGGGGATCTGCCGGTGGATTCCCATGAGCCGGGGTGGGATCCTTATAGAAGCCCTGATCAGGCTCCTGCCTCTTCGGATTCATCTTTGGATTCGAGGATCAGCGGCAGCAGAGCGGCTTCTCGTCTCCTGACCACTCTTGAGCGTGCGCAG gaggtggaggaagaggagccgACGGTGGAATCCAACAAAGGATGGAATGGCCAGGCCAATAGCAGAAAGAG ATCTCCTTGCCTCCCCAGGATCGGTGGCAGCTCGGGTGCGGTAGCATCGGGAGCAGCGTTGCTGGGGGAAATGATATCGACACAGAAGAAAACGAGAGGAGGGCGAGATGATGGACATGGGGATGGAAGACCAGAAGAGAAGATAACGGAGCAAGGGAGAAAGGCCAAGGCGAGGGCGAGAGCAAAGACTGGTCCTGCTCCAGCGAACAATAATTGCACCAGTCCTAACGATGGCGATAAAGAGCGACGCGATGGTGGGGTAGCAGTTGCGAGAGCGGGGAATGGCTCAAGTATCAAGGGGAAGAGACGGAGGAGCCCGGCGGTGCTGGTGGAGGGTTCGCGATGCAGCCGCGTCAACGGAAGAGGGTGGCGGTGCTGCCAGCAGACCCTCGTCGGCTACTCTCTCTGCGAGCACCATCTTGGGAAGGGACGGCTCAGGAGCGTGAGCAGCGTCAGAGGCCAACTGGGCACGAGTCAGCCCAAATGGAGCGTTGATGGAAAGAACGGTGTTTTATCATCGACCTCGCCACgagaggatgaggaggaagaggaggagaggaagacgaCAGGCATGGTGAAGGCTCGATCGATCAGCAGTCTGCTCGACGACACCAACCATTCGCTGCCGTCGTCGTTGCTATCACCGCCGGCGGCGGAAGTTGAACCGATGCCATCACCATCCCCACCCCATGGCAACGAGGCCGGCGGTGAGAGTCAAAGCAATGGACAATgcagaagaaagaaggagaacaGGACCAGTGTGTGTAGTTAG
- the LOC103979309 gene encoding uncharacterized protein LOC103979309 isoform X2 gives MRIRKRPSLTSLPVYPDPTLRVHPPNGRHAYGSRDDTGEGSLGVLEGLHPIGDLPVDSHEPGWDPYRSPDQAPASSDSSLDSRISGSRAASRLLTTLERAQVPAYLDLRLLLYVSACWVQCGDLLQVLKEVEEEEPTVESNKGWNGQANSRKRIGGSSGAVASGAALLGEMISTQKKTRGGRDDGHGDGRPEEKITEQGRKAKARARAKTGPAPANNNCTSPNDGDKERRDGGVAVARAGNGSSIKGKRRRSPAVLVEGSRCSRVNGRGWRCCQQTLVGYSLCEHHLGKGRLRSVSSVRGQLGTSQPKWSVDGKNGVLSSTSPREDEEEEEERKTTGMVKARSISSLLDDTNHSLPSSLLSPPAAEVEPMPSPSPPHGNEAGGESQSNGQCRRKKENRTSVCS, from the exons ATGAGGATCCGGAAGAGACCCTCTCTCACCTCCCTTCCTGTCTACCCAGATCCAACCCTCCGAGTCCACCCACCAAATGGGAGACATGCATATGGATCCAGGGATGACACCGGGGAAGGATCTTTGGGAGTTCTGGAAGGGTTGCACCCGATTGGGGATCTGCCGGTGGATTCCCATGAGCCGGGGTGGGATCCTTATAGAAGCCCTGATCAGGCTCCTGCCTCTTCGGATTCATCTTTGGATTCGAGGATCAGCGGCAGCAGAGCGGCTTCTCGTCTCCTGACCACTCTTGAGCGTGCGCAGGTGCCTGCTTACCTCGACCTTCGCTTGCTTCTGTATGTCTCTGCTTGTTGGGTGCAATGTGGTGATTTATTGCAGGTGCTGaaggaggtggaggaagaggagccgACGGTGGAATCCAACAAAGGATGGAATGGCCAGGCCAATAGCAGAAAGAG GATCGGTGGCAGCTCGGGTGCGGTAGCATCGGGAGCAGCGTTGCTGGGGGAAATGATATCGACACAGAAGAAAACGAGAGGAGGGCGAGATGATGGACATGGGGATGGAAGACCAGAAGAGAAGATAACGGAGCAAGGGAGAAAGGCCAAGGCGAGGGCGAGAGCAAAGACTGGTCCTGCTCCAGCGAACAATAATTGCACCAGTCCTAACGATGGCGATAAAGAGCGACGCGATGGTGGGGTAGCAGTTGCGAGAGCGGGGAATGGCTCAAGTATCAAGGGGAAGAGACGGAGGAGCCCGGCGGTGCTGGTGGAGGGTTCGCGATGCAGCCGCGTCAACGGAAGAGGGTGGCGGTGCTGCCAGCAGACCCTCGTCGGCTACTCTCTCTGCGAGCACCATCTTGGGAAGGGACGGCTCAGGAGCGTGAGCAGCGTCAGAGGCCAACTGGGCACGAGTCAGCCCAAATGGAGCGTTGATGGAAAGAACGGTGTTTTATCATCGACCTCGCCACgagaggatgaggaggaagaggaggagaggaagacgaCAGGCATGGTGAAGGCTCGATCGATCAGCAGTCTGCTCGACGACACCAACCATTCGCTGCCGTCGTCGTTGCTATCACCGCCGGCGGCGGAAGTTGAACCGATGCCATCACCATCCCCACCCCATGGCAACGAGGCCGGCGGTGAGAGTCAAAGCAATGGACAATgcagaagaaagaaggagaacaGGACCAGTGTGTGTAGTTAG
- the LOC103979309 gene encoding uncharacterized protein LOC103979309 isoform X1, with amino-acid sequence MRIRKRPSLTSLPVYPDPTLRVHPPNGRHAYGSRDDTGEGSLGVLEGLHPIGDLPVDSHEPGWDPYRSPDQAPASSDSSLDSRISGSRAASRLLTTLERAQVPAYLDLRLLLYVSACWVQCGDLLQVLKEVEEEEPTVESNKGWNGQANSRKRSPCLPRIGGSSGAVASGAALLGEMISTQKKTRGGRDDGHGDGRPEEKITEQGRKAKARARAKTGPAPANNNCTSPNDGDKERRDGGVAVARAGNGSSIKGKRRRSPAVLVEGSRCSRVNGRGWRCCQQTLVGYSLCEHHLGKGRLRSVSSVRGQLGTSQPKWSVDGKNGVLSSTSPREDEEEEEERKTTGMVKARSISSLLDDTNHSLPSSLLSPPAAEVEPMPSPSPPHGNEAGGESQSNGQCRRKKENRTSVCS; translated from the exons ATGAGGATCCGGAAGAGACCCTCTCTCACCTCCCTTCCTGTCTACCCAGATCCAACCCTCCGAGTCCACCCACCAAATGGGAGACATGCATATGGATCCAGGGATGACACCGGGGAAGGATCTTTGGGAGTTCTGGAAGGGTTGCACCCGATTGGGGATCTGCCGGTGGATTCCCATGAGCCGGGGTGGGATCCTTATAGAAGCCCTGATCAGGCTCCTGCCTCTTCGGATTCATCTTTGGATTCGAGGATCAGCGGCAGCAGAGCGGCTTCTCGTCTCCTGACCACTCTTGAGCGTGCGCAGGTGCCTGCTTACCTCGACCTTCGCTTGCTTCTGTATGTCTCTGCTTGTTGGGTGCAATGTGGTGATTTATTGCAGGTGCTGaaggaggtggaggaagaggagccgACGGTGGAATCCAACAAAGGATGGAATGGCCAGGCCAATAGCAGAAAGAG ATCTCCTTGCCTCCCCAGGATCGGTGGCAGCTCGGGTGCGGTAGCATCGGGAGCAGCGTTGCTGGGGGAAATGATATCGACACAGAAGAAAACGAGAGGAGGGCGAGATGATGGACATGGGGATGGAAGACCAGAAGAGAAGATAACGGAGCAAGGGAGAAAGGCCAAGGCGAGGGCGAGAGCAAAGACTGGTCCTGCTCCAGCGAACAATAATTGCACCAGTCCTAACGATGGCGATAAAGAGCGACGCGATGGTGGGGTAGCAGTTGCGAGAGCGGGGAATGGCTCAAGTATCAAGGGGAAGAGACGGAGGAGCCCGGCGGTGCTGGTGGAGGGTTCGCGATGCAGCCGCGTCAACGGAAGAGGGTGGCGGTGCTGCCAGCAGACCCTCGTCGGCTACTCTCTCTGCGAGCACCATCTTGGGAAGGGACGGCTCAGGAGCGTGAGCAGCGTCAGAGGCCAACTGGGCACGAGTCAGCCCAAATGGAGCGTTGATGGAAAGAACGGTGTTTTATCATCGACCTCGCCACgagaggatgaggaggaagaggaggagaggaagacgaCAGGCATGGTGAAGGCTCGATCGATCAGCAGTCTGCTCGACGACACCAACCATTCGCTGCCGTCGTCGTTGCTATCACCGCCGGCGGCGGAAGTTGAACCGATGCCATCACCATCCCCACCCCATGGCAACGAGGCCGGCGGTGAGAGTCAAAGCAATGGACAATgcagaagaaagaaggagaacaGGACCAGTGTGTGTAGTTAG